The Labrus mixtus chromosome 18, fLabMix1.1, whole genome shotgun sequence DNA segment GTATTTCTTCCTGAAGACTGGATAATTTAACATTTCCAAAAACTCTGTAAATTAACTCGTCCATAGAGGCGTATCTCTCTTTACTCTTTATTCAGAATAAAGTGTTCACAGTGCCGAGCCAAAATGTTTGTAAGACACTATAAATGATGGGATGCTCACTTATGAGCCCTGAAGTTAGGTTTCATTTATGTAAGTTGTCAGATGTTCAtctttgtgtgtaagtgtaacTGGAATACTTTTATTAGATTGAAATGGGGGGTGagataaaagtaagaaaaaacaacagttaatgTGTGAATGTCTCGGACTGTTCAGCATTTTACAAGCCCTTCAATTCATCTTTTAAACCCTCCACTCCTCTGAAGAACAAACGTAAGCTCATCAcgtcattttttatatttctctttaACACACCTGTTggtgtgttttacatttgagaagaatattattttaatatatattataatacaTCTTTATAGCCTAATATTCcaagaaaaaacagatgaaaaggcTGAATTTAGCCAATAATCAGTGGTAAATCCTAAATTATTAAACATAACATGTCATTTTTTAGGTgagtttaaagaaatacaagaaaTGGTCATGAAATGGGAAAAAACTGCACAGAGATTTTATATTTATGACAATTACAAATCAGTTTTCTACCCTACTATATTCAGTCCAAATCAAACAGAGAGGACTGTAACAAccagtgtgcacatgtgtgggTGCATTGATCTTATGATGTAGCTGCTGTGCATATCGCTGAGTTTTGTAGGCTTAAGAACCAGCAAACTGTTTTAAGttgatttttcaaaagcattttcACAAGCGTGTTAATACAATGTATACTGTGTGACCACATTGTTCATTTGAACCTTGAACAGATCTGTATTATTATTTGCTGTGGTCTGCGTGGTGAAGGTCTGGAGGGAAAAATAATGATGCTCTTCAGCGAGCCTCTGTCCCTCCATTGTGCCTGCTTGTCTTATTGAAATGAGGCAACTTGATTTGATATCCGCAGACAGAAACTCAATGCGAGGCTCCTTCTGTCCTCTTGTTATGTGGAAATTAAATTTCTCTCTCGTGGATTGTATTTCACGGTTCGGAGAGTCATGGGGCAATAAGGGCGGGCTGAGCTATGAGATGGTTTGAAAAAATGTCCGGGCGGACATTTGTGTCCGCTCCAGTCTCCAGAGTCAAATACGGTTGGCATTCGGTAGAACGTGATTCTTTGGAAACACTCTCGCTCAATTTCAAATGACATGAAATGCTGAAACAAAGCACAGGTTAGGAATCATGAACAGTTTTAAAGTTTAAGTGAAAGATAGGCATGTTTGAATATTGACAAGTGGAGAAATACTCAGATAACATACTAAAACTCATCACATCACTATTACTGGAAGTTGGCTAAAGAGCAGATTTGTGGCACACTCTGTAAGGAGATGAAGTTGCGGGGGTGAAAGCTGTGGATTACATTTTATTGAATGCAGAAGCAGTTTATCCAGAATTAAGATATGCTGGTGAGTTTTGTTTCTTGACTGCAGATGCTTGAATAATTCAGTTTTAATCATCGCACATTTCCTGTTCTATCCCTACCGTATGATACTGCTGGCAAAGAggggtgcaaaaaaaaaaaacccaacagggATTAGCTGCATTTTATTCACAAGAAAAGACAACATATCGTACAAAAAGatttaagacacacaaacacaccctgcAGAGTAAGTTAGAGCCTTTTTACAACTACAAGCCTCAAATATTCAATACTACAGGTGTTACAaagatgtatgtttttttttttttttggcctgcTGTGAGATTTTGAAATTGGTCTTGGATATTTGACCAAAGATGAACACATATTgtctatatacagtatatattacatatttatatGATTGTTGACAAGTGATTGTTTTGCTTTGGAGGGGCTGCTTTCTCATTCTAAATGAAACTCTGCAGCATTGTGTCACTTGTTGATTCAAACCTTTTCATTCATATAAACATTCATTTAGACCGTATAGTGTAATGTAGTGCTGAAACACTGAAAGCTATATTTCAACTAGCCTACCAAATGTACATTCATCTTCagtatttctgtcttttctcgagTGGTGTAACGGATCACAAATCTCACAGTGAGGTTGGGATCAGGGAGTTCTGTCATGGCTTGTATCGTTTTGAGTTTTTAAGACAACCTTTCTACTCCTCAGCGAGCCATGAATCAATCTGTGCATTTTAACAGCACtattcagttattttaattCATCAATTTActattaatataataatctGCATATTTTCAGTAACAGTAGGATTTGTTCCCCTCGCAGGGGAATCAActtgacaaacacaaaatagaaatatttCAGTGAAGAATAATATTTCTTgtaatctttaaaagaaaacctcaTTGTCCTCTTCTATGAGCTTTGACAATGACGAACACATAACTTACACAGACTGTTCAtttagtggatgtgtgtgtatatgtgcacTGGCTGCACCTGCAGTGTGAGTTGCTttagtcagaaaaaaataatgaagaggtcgggcgctgatagcctagcggttacgacgcacgccccatgtacagaggcaatagtcctcaGCGCAgaggccgtgggttcaaatccaacctcgaccctctgctgcatgtcatcccccccttCTCCACTCCCCCaccccctgtctctcttcagctttcctatcttataaaggcaaaaaggcgcaaaaagaaaaatctttaaaaacaataaacagggagtgtgtgtttaaggacTGTATCTTCAGTTTTTGACCAAACAGGGAGCACTGTACCAGAGCTTGTTTGACAGCTACAGACTAGAGCAGACTGTAATGTTACTCATGTTAAGTTTCTGATTGTTGTCACCGGTAACCACCAGCTGATACCGGCATGAAAAACGCTGATAAGGTTCGATGAAACAGAGAACAGTCAAAGCAGCAACAAAGTCGCCACACACAATGAAATATCAACGCCTTACGACCCATTTGTGTGAAAATCAGCGAACAACGtttgtaaaaatctgtttttaacgaGCTGAATTGTCTTCTTATTTCTACAGCTGAAGTAAACACTGCCTTCTTTTCATTGAGACTCTGCACATGGTTTGATCAGCAGTACATTTATGTTACACCATGTTCATACATTTTCAATTCATCTGTGGATCACATGTGGTCCAAACCCTGAGAGGGGATCAGAACTGATCAGTTTGGACCAGTGGCACCACTACTTTTCTCTGTCAGGTTTCACTGTTACCATAGTGTCTTTAGGGAAAGTAAAATGACTTCTAGCTGCAGATAatcaattttgaaaaaatgaGTTAATGCAGCATTACATTCACGTGAGCTGAGGTTGTTATTCCCAAGTTCCCTTAAACACACCTATTACAGCACAAGGAATAATTACTAGAATGAGTTAAAGAAGACATATCataccccttttctaccttttaaaacagtcccctgtggtctaaattaaacatctgtgctgtgctttggtcaaaatataacatgaatcaagaaCCAggggaggtttgtgaccctgtataaaccagctctctcagagcaCTCCGTTTTGgtcttgtgtgtctctttaaatgcaatgagcccctcctgagttttccaggtagacatcactccgCTATCGaatttaccagaatcccactgtgacatcacaaggagagcaaattcgaaacagaacattttttctctgtgttgtaagacttatgcagaccacgaACAAAGggctggatgggtttatttcacattttgtgggtcagtagacactcaggttacccaaatagatgttcaaaaacactgtaaaagtggatttttcatactatgtcccctttaaagcaaagcacaacatttccaTGTGGACAGTAACGTATTGCATTCTGACCAGAAACAAATGAGCGTTCATAAGTGGCAGCTTGTTAAAGAACGAGTCCCATTATTGATCATATATTTGTGCTTTATTAATGAGACTATGTCTTGAGACTTAATCGGTAGTAAAAGCTCAATGACATTCTGACTGAAGAGACacttgatattaaaaaaaaaaaaacagtgttgacTTAGTTCTTGGAGGTCAAGTACCATTGTGTTTCAAGGCGGCAGCAAGAAAGGTGAGCTGTCTCTTCATGCTGCACACAGGAGCGTCATTGCACAAAGGTCACTGGCAGTTGAATCACCGAGAACTTTAAAGGTTTCTCCTAATTGAGGCGTTATTTTGTTTTGAGAGAGCACGAACGCATCTGAATAGCAGAGGATCTAAAAGCTCATTCAGGCGTCTTTCACTTTAAAGTAGCTGGGGACGCTTTGATGTACTCTGCAGCAATCTGTTGATATTGAAACTAAAGGGCTATCGTGTGACAAGCGATTCTGCTCCCAGTTCCGCTGAAATAAGGGCAATTCATGAGTCATTTGGTCAGAGTGTTTGTGGTTTCTTATgtcccaaaacattttttaaatgactgtgttCATTCCTCGGAGTAATTAAAAAGAGTTTGCTGCCCTTCTGACCTTGTAGAAATTGAAATATGGAGTCGGATGATTCAGTTTTAGCTGTCTTTTCATGTCTAATCTAATTCCCTACTCTTTGGTAAGCAATACTACCATTTACAGAGATCAGCCACAGGCAGCAGCTACAGCTAAAATTAAATCAGTGTGGAATTGTGACTTAGAGATCAAATCACTTCTAAAAGCATCCATCATATCAAACATTGAGCACACCACCAAAATGCCTCGCCTGCTTCTGCTCTGTACTTCGGTGTTCCAGCAGTGAGTGGGTGAATGCTTGTAATGTTGACCTCCTGGTGGACTGTGTGAGTCATTCATGTGCTTCAGCATAGGTTGAAAATGGTCAGTATTGATACAAAGGACAAAAAGGCTATGCAGCCAGAACATAATTAATATATAATGACCTCGGTGTAAAAAGATCTCAGTGTAAAAAGAGCAAATGGGAAAGAGTTTGGAGTAGAAATGGCTTCAGGCTTGAACGTAATGTGCTCTTTATCTTAGTTTCACGTCCATCCTGTGTGTTCAATGTGGTTAAGTTGTCTAATTGGACATATTCTCCAGGGACCTGGAAATTGACATCAAACCAAGTCAAATTGGTTGTTAAATAATGCATCAAAAGATCCTGTCTGTTACATTAAGTCTTGCTAAGATTCTAGACAAGTTTGGCTTatctttttaaagtaaatgtcTGATCTGTGTCTCCCTAGAAGAGCGTATGGACTCAGCTGATGATCCATGATGATGCTCACCGAAGGGTCTCTTTGAGCATCGGCCGACCATTGTCGTACCCTGTGGATGTAAAGAAGGTGTTGGACCGAAGCTGAGACTATGGTGAAAGCTCAGCCGAGCCAGCCTGTCAAATGCAGGAAACCCAAGAAAGCGGAGGGAGGCAAGGAGAAGAGAGTTGGCGctaaaaaagggaaagagagaaagaaggagttgaaagaaagaaagaagaagaaagacaagaaagagtGTCATCGACATAAGAGGAAGACACTGGCGCTGGGTAACGGAGATGCACTGGACTGTTGCGTCTTGCTCACTCGCTTGGAGGAGAAAGGAGTTGTTGGTAAAAAAATGGATATACCAAAAGCTGGGAAGCACAAGCATGATAAAGCCAAAAAGAAGCAGAACTCCACCTCCATTCAAAGAAGGACCAAATCTGGACTTAAGAAAACGTTAGCAGGCAATCAACAAGCACTGGAACCAAAAAACAACCAATTCGACACCTTACTCATGTTTCCTGCACCCGTTCTTGAGCCACGCAGGCGAAGAATGGCCTCTCTTAACGCTGAGGCGGTCAACAGCTTGCTGCTCTACAAAGACGACTCTCTCATCTCAAATCTCACAAAGAAACGGCAGCCTTCTAATGAAGGTCAAGCGGCAGATAGTGGCTCTAAAGTTGAGCACAGAGGTTGTGAAACCAAAAAGGTTCCTCCAGGAGGGAAAGCAGACCCGAAAGAAAGACCTAAAAAACAAAGGCGGTCAGCGGTGGAGGCTCAGGAAATTGACTGGTTGGCTTTGTTTGCGCCAACGCCTCGGCGTCAGGCGGGCCTCACCGCTGCGACGCTTCTCAAACTCACCGGTGCCGCCTACGGAACCAAGCGGCACAAGAAAACTGAGTCCAAGTCTGAGAGTAAAAGTGAGGCAGCTGCCACGACTCACAGTGAGATTAACTCTAAGCCAGTGTGTGGAGGATCAACGctgaccaaaaaagaaacacatccCAAACAAGAGGACCAACTAAAGCACAGAACACAGGGTACAGAGGATCCAGATCATTCCCAGCTGGGCTCTACCGTGAAGGGTTGTTGTAGTTTGTGTAAAAGTGAATCTCAGGATCCAGAGTGGAAGGCCAACACAGGAGGAAAGGAGTGTCTCAAACACCCACTCCATTGTGGGTCTTCACTTGGATTCTCCTTGAAAACAATCAAAGAGGAGCAGGTGGAGAGTGAGGTGTCTTCCTGCTACTGCTGCACCCAGGAGAGGTGTGTCGAGTACTGTCACAGAATGGCCCTTTTCCTGGAGGACAAAACTTTCAAGGAACCAGAGGACGGCTCCGTGTCCGAGGTgttccaccaccaccatcaccaccaccatcatcatcaccaccatcttcAGTCCCCTCACCCAGCATCCATAACCATAAGCCCACACAGGTACACTTGCTTCCCAGGCTACTATGTCCACTTTAGCCACCCAGACTCCTCCCCTTCTTCGATTCCACCCCTTGCTTTGTGCTCCAGGAGTGGCAAGAGGCCCAAGCTGCTCCCCAGCAGGGGTTCGCAGCCCTCAGGGATTACACACCCGGTGTACTGCTGCACCTCGGTGGAGGCGTGCTACACAGAGCCCTCCAGGATCAATGGCTACCCGGCCTACACCAATTTGATTCCAGCCATCACCAGAGGAGGGCGCTCCTTCAGCTCAACAGACTGCACCAAATGTAACCACGGCATCAAAAGAGGTGAGCAGGAAATAGATTGACACTTCTATTATTACTTCTTGTCAACCTCCGGTGGTGTGTCAGAGTATGTTTGAAGAATTCCGTTAATGCACTGGTATTTGCACTGGTTGTATTAATGTAACaacactgacagcttcctttAGTGCAGAAGATGTAAGTCTAAATGACATAATGTCCATGATCTCTTTGATTTGTCAGTGGTCCAAGGATGTTCCTTTCTCTAAAGCTTTCAGCGTAGTGTTGCATCCGCTTCAATCATTGAACCTTCATTTTATTGCTCACATAAAATGTTTACACCTGTTTAGATTCATCTTAAAGCTCACGTTAggagttttttaaattttttacacCGGTTATAAAACGGACTGAAAtcaatactgatgcctctatatgacctacagatgaaaacaagagcatcaaaaacatgactgatAATGTCTATATAGTTATTGTTAAAGCCTATTATCGCTGCTAGGTGTAGGTGTCAGATCAGTCAATTAACAGCACCCTGCagatacattttccacagcaaacatTCCCAATGAGGGATATTATGTTCGACCCTTAAAAGACTACTGGTTGAAGAcatttgtcagaaaacacttcttatacatgcacaggacaaaatcagcaaaataATAAGACGAACCGCTTTGTCCAAAGGGGCCCCAAAAGTTACTCAAAGGAGCTTCAACGGCTAAATAGCCAGAGACCTCATTCCTTTTGCAAAAGAGAACTAATGCTTCAGTCTTTCGCATCAAACGCGACATTATTAATGACCTCATTATGCTACATTACATACAGTGTAAAATGTGCGGTAAATGGATATGGATGGATCAATATGTGATCAATATTTGCATGATAATGTTCAGGTTGatcttaaatgaaaaacataatCCGGAGCATGATTAACAACACTCATATAAGCTTAAAGTTCAGATTTTAGAGATCTAATTCAGTTTAAGACACTCAGAGAATTTACTTCACAATAAGTTGAAACAACAATGTAGCCTTCACCCACGAACTTGGTGTTCAAAGATTCTtactttaaatatacaatttaagTTAATTTTGTTGCATACCATAATTTTGCTCTCCTGTCTTTTGTCAGATGAATGAAAAcgaataagaaaaacaaaagaaccaGCTCCTGTGTCAGCTCCTGAAAAAAGCAGACATCCTTGTTGAAAAAGACATTGTCATGTCAGACTGATTGGAAGGTTACTTTAGCTAGACACTGTCAGGGTTATTTCCTCAGCTCCCTACAGAGAAATTAAACTATTTTTACAGGCCGATTAACACTCTCTTTAACAAGGAAACTGAACTTCATGAGTAAAATCGCCGACCCCCCTTTAACTCTGACAGAAGGATTTAGTGATAAGTTTAAGTATTAATTATTGCCAAGCAGACTGTAGTTCTAAGCTTTTTTTATATGCAGCACCCCCCATCCCCTCTAATCTGACTGCCAAAGCAGAACAATGTGCTGAGAATAGCTATTATGTCGGGGGGGGTTAAACTACCATTTTGGAATGTCACTTGAGTGGGAAGTCACAAAAAATATCAGATACAGGCCAAGACCTCTTTTGTCTGAGTTTGAATACAGGCTGCAGGACGCTGAATATGAGGCCTGTGCAGCTGAAACCTAATGAGCTGATTATTTGAGCTCGTTTGTCAGCAGTTAGTTTGCTGAGttagagacagaaatgtgaGCCAGAACAGAAAAGAAGTGTGACGTCTACGACATTCAAGAATGAAGTGTGTGGATGTATGGTTTGAAACACCTCAGCTGGACCTCACAAAGCACTAATTACACATGAGCACACACCACTCTAATGATACTGCGCTCTCTCTCTGCGCTCTTGGTTTCCAGCAGCCAAAACCAGGTCAGGCTAAGAGGGTAAGACGCATGTTCTAAAGAGCTCTTTCATTCtacatttcagcattttttttcttcagtttttacaACTAAGGACTAAACTCAATACATTGAACCGTGTTACAGTATGAAAAACACTGCTGTATGTCACGGAATGAACTAAGGTTAAACAATTTAGGTGTTTGTCCTGGGGCACGTTTAAATCTGATGAAAGTGTGCATCGTTTTTATCTGGTTTCCACCTTAAACAAGATGTTTCTCTGAAACGGACTCACACCGTGCAACAGGCTTCCAGTAATGCTGTGGTAAGGGGTTTCATCCAATCAGcagtaaaaatgattttaactgCGCCGTGTCAAAGAGGCAGTGCGCTTAGTTAACTGTACGTCAAATGCAGGATAGGATACACGAGAGCAGAAGCCTTTTCACTGAAAGACACTCCCTGATTTGATACCACTCATTCATTGGACGCTGCAGCGGATCAGACTTAAACGAAACTTCAAATCCCAAGAGTTTACTAACGGAGAATAGACGGACCTTAAGACAGATGCTTAACAGACGTTGAAACAAAGCGacaacctctggtcttgaaaaatgaagccaatgcagaggaCTGTTATTGTGCGTGTTTCATTAGAGTTAATGCAGTGCACATTTGTATAGAAACAATCAGCTGTAAGGATCGACTAACGGCTGAGCGGTGATCGGCTGATGCCATCGTCACAAATAGAAGTCGCTTCTCATGGCACTTTGGAGGAAAGGAAGTCTCGAGTCGTTCTCCATCTGCTCTCCATGCACTCTGTTGGGAGGGACTGAGACGCAAGGGAAGGACGCGAATGAGGGATGCATGGATGTAATTTAAGGAAACTGAAACGAAGCCTTTTGAAACAAAGTCATCTCTAATGTTCATAGTAACACCTGTGCTCCAAATGTCTGACGTCAGAAAGACCACCCACACAGGTGTTGGCCCTTTTCTGCCCGATTAGACCTTTTCTCAGGACTGGGGCGggcattaacaaaaaaaaaaaaaaaaattgattgacATCTTCCTCACTCGCCTTTTAATTTTGTTGAACATGTTGAAGCAAAACAACTTATTGTTACAAAGACTCAAGTGACCTCATGTGATTGAGATGTAATTAGTGTGAGTCTAACCACCTGTGTGGGTGTACTGATGTAGTGCAATGACATCATGATGTAGTAATGTCGCTAGTCAGCAGCGGTAGAACAGCCTTAACTTAAAGCACTCCTGTGTTACGTCTGACAGAAGAAACAGCTCATTCTTTGTTTTGGAAATCAGCAGTTGAATTTAAAGGCAGTCAAACACACTCTGTCTGATATGACTCATAATGCTTCCATTATTTATGGCCAAAAACCCCTtcgagtttctttttttttttatcagaagaaaaaaaaatctatgctTGCTTAGGCTCtgccaaatgttttgttttattttattttattgaacagCCACATAGGCCCAGtaggaaaaatacaaaatgctgGACCTCCATTGCTGCTCTTTGTTTACTATGTCGCGCTTCTATGTGCCACTACTGCGTAGCTGACGCAGCCATCGCCGTCCATCTGACACCCCGCTTACCAAGTAAGAATACAGTCTGCTGTAGAAGATCAGGCTtaactgtaccaaactgtactgaaccaaactggaacGATTGGTGGAAAAGGGGCTTTAGCCCTCCCCCTTAGCTCTGGCAGACCAATCGTTGCTAGTTTATGTTGGCTTATTATCAAAGACACCATAATCAACAATTACAGTTCacgtaaaaaaaatacagaaggaTTCACCTGGCTCCGTGTGGCCTTGTTTCGCGAGGGCTTGAATTTAGTTGACATATCGTTTGGCATAAATTGATTTGTAGTTGGCAGCATATAAATGTTGTAATTGGTAGAAGTTAACAAAGTAGCCAAATGATTGACATTGTTGGAGTAAAAAGAGGCTGCTGATGATGTTGGACGAAATCGATCATTAATTTCCCTTAATGTCATCACAACAACAGTATCAAGGAAGTGTGAACGACCTGCTATTGTTATTTCACACAGTAACAGTTAGTGTTCTCGATTCTCAGCTTTATGGGACTTCAACAGTGAGTGTGTCAGTGCGTGTGTGAAGAGCTGTTAAAGGCTATAATTGGCTTTAATTGatgctctatttttttttctttttttttctgctgcttcagcGGAACTAATAAAAACTGGGGGTCTCTTCTGTAACCTTGTTAAAGGTTGTTGATCACTGATGATGCTTCCTAAAGGACTCTGTCACACTGTCTCTCCACcttaatatgtttttgtttctcttctcagAAGACTACCCATCAACACTCGGCGACCATCACAGCCCCTCCTCCATCCCCATCTGTCCCAGTCCCCGGACCCTCACTGGCTGCCCCATTTCCAACGTGCCTCCAGCCGGCCAATCAGTGCCCCACACCCAGACTCCGCTTTCCGATCCCAGCCAACCGCAGCCTCCTCTGCAGGTGGCAAAGGAGTGTCCCCAGAGTGCCAAGTCGCCCAGCGGGTCCAGGTCTGGCACGCGCGGGACCGGCAGCATCGGCTCGGCTGACTGCCCTCTCAACAGGGACAAGAAACAGAAGCTCGGCCCTGCCAGCGTCGGAGGGCGGACTGTTGCCAAGCAGCCGAAGAATGGACGCCAAAAAACCACCAACGGCTGGCGGCCAGTCGGCGCGCCCTATCAGAGGGAAGTTTTCTCTGTGGTACGTAGAGACAGCTTTGTAACACGGCCATGATGGTGCTAGTTTTCATTAAATGGGGTGTAAATGAAGCTGACTTACAACA contains these protein-coding regions:
- the bahd1 gene encoding bromo adjacent homology domain-containing 1 protein, which translates into the protein MVKAQPSQPVKCRKPKKAEGGKEKRVGAKKGKERKKELKERKKKKDKKECHRHKRKTLALGNGDALDCCVLLTRLEEKGVVGKKMDIPKAGKHKHDKAKKKQNSTSIQRRTKSGLKKTLAGNQQALEPKNNQFDTLLMFPAPVLEPRRRRMASLNAEAVNSLLLYKDDSLISNLTKKRQPSNEGQAADSGSKVEHRGCETKKVPPGGKADPKERPKKQRRSAVEAQEIDWLALFAPTPRRQAGLTAATLLKLTGAAYGTKRHKKTESKSESKSEAAATTHSEINSKPVCGGSTLTKKETHPKQEDQLKHRTQGTEDPDHSQLGSTVKGCCSLCKSESQDPEWKANTGGKECLKHPLHCGSSLGFSLKTIKEEQVESEVSSCYCCTQERCVEYCHRMALFLEDKTFKEPEDGSVSEVFHHHHHHHHHHHHHLQSPHPASITISPHRYTCFPGYYVHFSHPDSSPSSIPPLALCSRSGKRPKLLPSRGSQPSGITHPVYCCTSVEACYTEPSRINGYPAYTNLIPAITRGGRSFSSTDCTKCNHGIKREDYPSTLGDHHSPSSIPICPSPRTLTGCPISNVPPAGQSVPHTQTPLSDPSQPQPPLQVAKECPQSAKSPSGSRSGTRGTGSIGSADCPLNRDKKQKLGPASVGGRTVAKQPKNGRQKTTNGWRPVGAPYQREVFSVGEEAMVLRTCYEGVERDGELICVRDAVLLKSGPRKKTLPYVAKISALWMEPETGELMMSLFWYYRPEHTQGGRNPNVHCENEIFASRHQDVNSVACIEDKCYVLTLAQYCRFCALVKRRREGVRDSAASLLVPPIVGNAMPTHHCVPDDVDPELVYFCRHVYDFRYGRLLKNLQ